The Penicillium psychrofluorescens genome assembly, chromosome: 2 nucleotide sequence ATCCCATGTCCGGCCCGTGGCGACTGTAACAGCATTTTTCTCCGACTGGACGAgctcgctctctttcttATTATCATTCTTCTGCTCGTCTTTTTTATCCGCAATGATTTTAACCTCCTGTATCAGAGAAGCGAATTCCACGAGAGCCGCTTTCGCCAGAACCAGGACCTCAGAATGGAATGCTTTCGTGTACGCTGTTGGAGTAACGAGGAGCGACGCGGTGACTAGCGAGGGCAGGATGGAGTCGTTCACATCACGGAGGATGCCACTGACTGCTGAGTGGGTGAATGGGGTTGTTAATGCGAGTAGTGAGAGTTTGGTCACTTGCGCCCTGAGAGCGGAGGATGATGCGGAGAGGAGGGGCAGGCCATCTGCGTCTTTCGGGGTGGACTGGGCGGCTTGCGCCGCTGTTTTTGGAGAGAGTGTATCTTGGAATTGATCTAGGAGGGCAAATGTCGTTGTGAGTATTGTAGAGAGCTGGCGTGACATCTTGGTAGGAGAGGTGCTAGTTGTTGTTCAAGTTTGAGGTGGCTGCGGAGGAGAGAAATTTTGGATGACTACTGATAACCGCCGATTAGGGCTGAGCGGAATCACCCGTGTTGGGTGTATATCTTCAGGCCAAAACTCCGGGGGGAGCGCGGTTATTGCTACAATTACCCGCTTAGAGCCCGAGCAGAATATTACCTACTCTCTTGATGACTTGGGGTAGATTCTTCAATTGTCTCATTGTGTCCATAAGTTATAGATGCGCATTACATAAGCAAACCCGATCCAACAAACAAGACAAACACGTTATTGACCTTGGGCTCATCGCGGACAACCTACTCTGCCCATTCATGTCCTGCGATCATGGGCACAAAGACCCGAGCTCCTCCAAAGTCTGCCACGGAACCGGCAGTGGTGTCGCGACACTTGCCGGACAAGACCTTCGTGATCGACAATGGCGCATACACCCTCAAAGCTGGCTATGTCTCTGATCTCCCAcctgccgaagatgaagccCTCTCCGCCTGCTCGACAATACCAAATGCCCTAGCCAAGACTCGGGACAATCGTGTCGTTATCGGTCCACAGCTATTGACCCATGTCAGCGACTGGAATGAGGTCATGTTCCGCCGCCCGGTGGAGAAGGGATATATTGTGAATTGGGAAGCGCAGAGAGAAATCTGGGAGCAGTCCTTTTTTGAAGAGAAGGCGACGGCACGAAATAAGAGTTCCCGGATAGCCAACCCGGAAGAAACAACACTCATTCTCACCGAGGCTCCCAATGCCATACCGCTGCTGCAGCGGAACGCAGATGAAATCGTGATGGAAGAGTGGGGATTTGGAGGGTATACAAGGTGTATAGGTAGGTTTAGAAGCTGCGTTGATTCGTTATATTATAGTCTTTTACTGATCACAGTACTTTTCTACAGGTCCGACCTTAAACGCCTGGAACGAAGTCCATACTCTCTTCGGAGACTCTACCACCCCCCAACCCGATGCCGCCCCCTTGCCTGTCGACTGCTTGTTGGTAGTCGACTCGGGCTACTCCCATACCACGGTTACTCCAGTATACAAAGGCCAAGCCCTCCAACGTGGAATTCGGAGACTTGATCTCGGTGGCAAACACCTCACCAACTACCTCAAAGAGATCGTGTCGATACGACAATATAACATGGTGGACGAAACATATATCATGAACGAAGTGAAAGAGGCAGTTTGTTTTGTGAGCAATGATTTTTCCGCGGATATGGAACAGACCTCAAAAGCCGGCCGGAGGCGTCAAGCAGGCTCTGACAAGagcgtggtggtggattACGTGCTTCCCGACCCAAACGCAGGCAGAAAGGGCTTCATGCGACCCCACGATCCTATGTTAGAggccaaaaagaagaagggcgcgCTTTCTGGCCTTAGTGCTGATGTGCTCTCGGAGGATGTCCTGGTCCTTGGCAATGAACGCTTTGCAGTCCCAGAGATTCTGTTTAACCCGCGCGATATTGGCATGAAACAGGCAGGCATTCCGGACATCATTCTCCAGAGCCTGTCTGTATTGCCCACTGGGTTGCACCCTCCGTTTCTGGCCAACGTGCTGGTTGTCGGTGGCAATTCTCTCACCCCAGGATTCATAGAGAGATTGTAGGTTTCCCTAGAAAGTATAGTATGTGTGAACAGTTTGCTTACTTACCCTATTAGGGAGACCGAACTGCGTCAGGTTGCCTCGGCTGACTGTGTTGTGCGAGTGCGTCGAGCCCAAGAGTGAGTTTATTCCCATCGATCGTTTTTGAAAATCACTGACTTGTGTCTGAATCAGTCCTATTCGGTCCACATGGCTGGGAGGCTCTCGTCTCGCGGCCAACCGAGAAGAATTGGGCAAGGTGGCCATTACTCGCCAGGAATATCAGGAATACGGGTCTGGATGGACTGGACGAAGGTTTGCTGGCAACGTATGAAGGGTGCTCTCGAGTGAGAACGGGGTTGGCTAAAATGGGCGTTTTGTGCTTGCTGGAAGCATTTGTTACGCATCAATGATACCCTTGTTTTAAATGGTGTTCAATAAAATTACTTCGAAAGGATTATTTCCCCAGATAGGCTCTCTAATCTGGCCTGGTAGACAAATTAGGTGTTTGGCGAGACACTTCTCGATGACGAAGATATTACCAGCTCTTGATGCTTTAGGGTTGCAATAACCATCTGTATCCACGTTGATGCCTCGGTTCTCTAAATTTCCTGCAAATTAAACTTTGTGGCCTGATGACAGTGAGCGCTAACTCTCCCGTAATTGTCTAGCTAAAACTAGGTATGGTGGTCATATTGAAGCAATTGTGCTCTGCGTATTATGTATAGGGAAGTTCCAGACTCCACGAACACAGCTCTTTTTCAGGGACACCTTTACGGAGTCCTTGGATAGAATCCTCGGATTCTTGGAATAGGGAATTTTTTTCCTTTGGGAGGGGCCTTGGAGTAAACAAAGATCAGGTGAGAAATGCCGTATTTCTACTAGGTCTCTCACAGAAACGAAGATTTCAACCCATTTTGCCCTCTTGAATGTCGACACGCGCAAAACGAGCAGTGAAGCGACATTGAAACCATCTCAGCAGAACATTTCAATCCTTCTCAGAAAATGAAATGCTCCGAGTCTGTTCATTAACAGTGGCAGGTATAATTATGTCTGAACCAACAGAACATCTGCCATCGAATTCTGCTCGTGTCCCAATCAAACCCCTTTCGCACCAGACCGCAACACAAAGTGACACCAAAATAAACAGAAAATCTGCATCAGTCAATAATAGCGTTTGCCGTGATGCAGCAAGACGCTCAAGTATCCGGACACGGGGTGCACTGGGAGCAATACTGTCAAGGGTTCTCCCTAAAAGGATGTCGCCAGAAAATGGGTGAGTACCAAGTAGGAAGACATGGATCATACGCTGACCGTGTCAAGGGAATGTATAGGTTGCTACCGGCAACTAAAGTCTAAGAGATTGGTGATTACTCCATGTGAGCACAAATATTGCCATCTTTGCCTAAAGACTATGGTCAAGGTAGCATTGAAAGACAATCAATTCTTGCCGGCTCGATGCTGCGGACAGGAAATCCCCAGCAGGCAAATACTACCAGCGCTGGATTGGTCCTCGAGAAGAATCTACGTCGCCCGGGCGAGTGAACAAGCCGTTCCACCACCTGATCGGTGGTACTGTCCACGGGCTCGATGCGGCCGATGGATTTCTCCGAATCATATCAGAGCGAGTGAATCTTCACAGAGATGTCCTTCCTGCCGGACGCTGATCTGCTCGACGTGCCGGGGGCCGTACCACGAAGCATGGGAATGCTCCAATGACACCGAACTACAGGGAGTGATGGCTTTGGCATGTACTCATCAATGGCAGAGGTGTTATCGGTGCCATACGATGGTCGAGAAGATGTCTGGGTGCCATCATATGAAATGCACCTGTGGTGCGCACTTTTGGTACTTGATTCTTTCTGGCACCATAGGAAATACTAACGGAGCTCAGTTACAAATGTGGTGCGCGATACAAGACGTGCTCTTGCGATGGTAACAATGACGACAGACTAGACATCCCGGCAGTAGTAGCGGCAATGGACGAGGCTGAGAGACAGGAGATGAACGAGATGGTtgaacagcagcagcagctggaGATTGGTTATGATTATCACCGGACGACAGAAATCATACTGCAGCAATATAGagaacagcaacaacaattGGGAGAAGTGAGGGACTCCTGATGATTTCATAGGAACATTCATTCTGACATCTATAAGCTGCAGAGAACAGTTGGGATTGGAAGGCGAGTGACTGGCTAGAGTGGATGAATCGGGATTGCAGATTGAGAATAATGGTAGATCTT carries:
- a CDS encoding uncharacterized protein (ID:PFLUO_003620-T1.cds;~source:funannotate), with amino-acid sequence MGTKTRAPPKSATEPAVVSRHLPDKTFVIDNGAYTLKAGYVSDLPPAEDEALSACSTIPNALAKTRDNRVVIGPQLLTHVSDWNEVMFRRPVEKGYIVNWEAQREIWEQSFFEEKATARNKSSRIANPEETTLILTEAPNAIPLLQRNADEIVMEEWGFGGYTRCIGPTLNAWNEVHTLFGDSTTPQPDAAPLPVDCLLVVDSGYSHTTVTPVYKGQALQRGIRRLDLGGKHLTNYLKEIVSIRQYNMVDETYIMNEVKEAVCFVSNDFSADMEQTSKAGRRRQAGSDKSVVVDYVLPDPNAGRKGFMRPHDPMLEAKKKKGALSGLSADVLSEDVLVLGNERFAVPEILFNPRDIGMKQAGIPDIILQSLSVLPTGLHPPFLANVLVVGGNSLTPGFIERLETELRQVASADCVVRVRRAQDPIRSTWLGGSRLAANREELGKVAITRQEYQEYGSGWTGRRFAGNV